ACCCTCCCTGGCGTAAGTTGCTGAGCCCCTGCATTGTCTGCAGAAACATTTATTGGTATCCCCGTGGTCGTTATTCCTTGAATTTTAAGCCCGCTCCGTTCCCCCACTCCTTGCAAATCATTAATGAAACGAAGATCGTCAAATTGCAATGGCAATATGCGTTCTAGCTTCTCAAGACCCTCGCGCGGAAGCGATCTCATTGCGTCAGAAAGATCTTTGGAAATATTGCCGATGTCTTCTGCTTTCGCAAGCGCAGAACTCAATTCGGCACTGTTACTCCGCAAGGTTATAATATCATCGTACTTCGGAGTTATGAACATAAAAGCAATTCCTCCCGAAATAAGTAGCAGTGCAATTGATGAGATTGTGTTAAACATATCTGTGTGTTATTGAGTTTGTTTTAAGCCTGCATTTCCCGAAAAATCTTTCGGGCTGTTATCGGGCGTTACAACAGGCGCTGTGGATGTTATGTTAAACCCGTTCTTGTATAAAAATAAAGAAGGATTAAGTGATGCTTTGAGGGAAAAAAGTACGTTTCCACTTTCATCCAGCTTATAGTCCCCAATCGAAAAATTTGCTAAATGTTCTTTATTTCCTGTTTCAAGAATAAGACCATCTCTCTGGAGTGCTAGCGAAGCGTAATTAGGCGCTATTCCAGATAATGACGCGTCGAGTTTCCCATCCTTGTTTAAATATTGAAACGACGCATAACCAACACTTTTTAGTGTCGCTTGCTCAAGAAAATCAAAAAACGAAGAGAGCACTATGTGCCCATGCACAAGTTCTTGCGCAAATTTCATTCGTGCTTTCAAATCTTTTGCTTTGTCAACAATACTCAAGTCAAAATCATTTCTCAAGTTCTGGAGCTCTTTTTTCTTTACATCAATCCCTTTCTGCAATGATTGGGCATACATATAAGCTCCTCCATATGTCACACAGGCTATTAAAAAAATTGAGAAAGATAACGTGAGAAAAAGACTCACGGGTGCTTTTCCTGTATAGTCACTTTTTGCGAGTGATTTTTTGGGAATGAACGATATTTTATTGTCGTTGCTCATAATTACTTTTTTTATTCGTCCTCTCTCATTGCTTTCAATGCTAACCCGATTGCAACTGCAAATTCTGGACCATTTTCCCGGAGCGTGCTCCCTAGAAATGCAGGGGCTTCAACTTTTGCAAATGGATCCCCCAACATAACTTCTGATTCAAAATTTTTTGTCGCAATCGCTGGTAACCCCTTGAGAAGAACCCCTCCCCCTGTCATTACAATCTTGCTTACCGTTTTATTATACCTTTTTTGATAATTAATTAACACTCGCTTTGCTTCTCCAAAGATATTGTCGAGGACTAGTGATATTATATCATTTACATTTTTTCCATTCACCATTTTTGTGGATAGCCCTACCTCACGTTTGAGTTGCTCCGCTTCAGTAACAGGAATACCAAGTGACTTTGAAAGAGCCAGCGTTATGTCCTGCGATCCCATATTGATAATATGGGGAGAATTTCGAATGACCCCATATTCAATCATTGCAAGCTTGGTTGACCCCGCACCCATATCGAGAATCATAATGGGAGCAAGGTCGTGTCCTATAACTGCTCTAATGGTACTGAATATTTCGACTTCAAACAGGGCATTCGAAATTCCCGCGCCTGTTTTAAGAGCTTGGTATTTATTGATTGCCTCGTTGTGAATCGCAGCAATAAGAACCTCAAGGGTTTTCTTGCCCTCCGTCGCGTTCCCTTGGTCTGATTTCTCATTCGTTTCTTCAAGGTCGCTATTTCTCTCCGGCATTACCCACCAATCAAGTAAAACTTCCGAAATAGGCACGGGGATGTATTTTCTCGCCTCAAGAGGAATCATCGCTTCGAGTTTCTTTTTATCCAAACGAGGCATTTCAATAATAGAAAGAAGGCTAGCACTCAAGGGAATCGAAATTGCTCCGTATGTAGCGTTAATCTTTGTTTCTTGCAGGAGGTCTTTAATCGCTCCGAGAATCTTTTCTTGGGGTAGATTGGTCGCACGCCCTACTTCAAGTCCCGCAGAGGGACCCAGAGAAAGCTCCCCATAATTTTCAAGTACGGCTTTCCCTTTGTCTTTTTTTATTTGGACGATCTTTATCGCTGACGATCCTATGTCGATACCAGCAACACTTTTACCTTGCCCGCCGACATTAAAACTTAGTATTTTATCGAAGATATTTGACATGCAACACGTAATTAGAATTAATGATATTATATCAGGCAACGAGAGACAAGTAAAAGCCCTATTACTTGAAGGGGGATAAATTGGTATACCCGAGCATACACAAAGTTTACTATTTTTATATCAGACCCCCCACGCGCAATAACCTCTTCTACTGCAATGACAAAAAATTATTGCGTAGTGAATCTATGTTATGAAAATATTTGAAAATCAATCGGTATTTAAAACGGTCGCCATTCGAGTGCTTGACTTTCTTGTCCCAGAAACATGTGTGGGATGTAAAACAACTGGAATCGCACTCTGCGATATCTGTGTGCAAAGCATTCCCCCGCCTACATATGGCGCATTTAGAGATATTATTTCATTGTTTGATTATCAAAATAAAATCATACGAAAGGCATTGTGGGCACTTAAATACAAAGGAGGTAAACGAATTGGGAAAATACTCGGCACGCTTATGTATGAGAGAATTCTAAAAACAATCCAGGATGAACAGGGTATGAACGATTTTAAGCAAGCAGTTCTTATTCCAATCCCCCTTTCAAGAAAACGACTGAAAGAGCGGGGATTTAATCAATCCGAAATTCTCGCAGAAGAATTGTCTTTTAGAGATCAAGGAAAAAAATTTACCGTAGAAACATCTGTCCTTTACCGAATAAGAGACACAGGGAGTCAGGCTCTCATAAAAGACAGGGAAACAAGGATGAATAATATTAAGGGCTGTTTTTCAATAAACAATAAAAATAAAATTCTTGGGAAAAACATTATCTTGATTGATGACATCACAACGACGGGAGCAACCCTTGAAGAGGCGAAAAAAGTACTTGTGGATAACGGAGCAAGACGCGTGATTGCGTTTACGGTGGGGCATTGAAGTCTGGGGGCTCAGAAAATAGGCGGTATGAAAAAAATACTAGAAGTGGTTTTAAGTTTGAAATTTCTAAAAATGTGTCGGCGGTTTAAATCCTAATTTAACCTGTAGTATGAAGCCGATTATTACAAGCAGGATTGGCACTATGACTCGGACGATAAGTTTTGTTTTTTGGGGGTTAAGATTGGGATATATTTTTCGTAAATAGTACCAGATAAAAACCTTGTTTTTATCTTTACCCATCTCCATGTGAGTTAAGATACATCCATCAATAACCCAATATTGAATTTGTAAAATGGTAGCTCCTACTATAATTAGCTTCCAATTAATAAGCAGGGGTGAAAGATATGCTGGTATCAATAACAGTATATGTACCCAAAACCACAATCCAAATTCTTTTTTCATAAATTCCAGTTTAACAATCTGCTGGATGCGAAATATTGAGAATTCGGTCACGAATATTTTGCTTCGCAAAATTTCTCGACCCCGACTCGTCAGTCTGAAATGCTTACGCATTTCTCTGGCTCCGTCTTTCGAATCCTCCCATCTCAAAAAAATTGTGGTCGGATTGTCCCACAGTTACTAAGCTCATTCCGAGCAAAGCTCGTCATTCACTAAGTACTGTTGGACGCGGCTCGCTGTCGCCTTGCGACATGCTCCGCCGTTCGAATCCTCACGCAGGCAAAGCAGTTTGCCTGCTCCATCTCCGTTTTAGCCTGCCGGCAGGCAGGCTCCGCAAAAACGGAGATGGGAGGATTCGAACCTCCGAGGGAGTTGCCCCCCTAACACCTTAGCACGGTGCCGCTTTCAACCACTCAGCCACATCTCCAATATATAACGGGTACAATATATTCTGCGCTCGCTCGGAAGTGAAAGCTGCTGCTCTCATTTCGCTCACTCGCTTGAATATACTTCGTATTGTAGGATAGCATGTGGCTTCGTGTTTGCCGGCCTTGTTCCGAACAATCGGAACAAGGCGAGAAATACAAAGCAGTTTGTATTTCTCCCACAGAGCCACATCTCCATAAAAACTAACAACAAAACGACCTGTAACCAACAACCTACCATATTTGGAAACTTTTTTCTATCACTTTGAATATCTACAAAAAGAAACCGCGATATATACTATATCGCGGCGACTATAAGGTTTTATGTGTGCACTCTTTTTACTGTGGCAAGACCCATCCACGTAAGGAGTTTGATGTAGAGCCACCCGATATCGAATTCCCATTTTTTGTTGGAAAATTTTGCCGATGAGCCATTCTCGTGATGATTATTGTGGAGCTCCTCCCCACCAATCAAAATTCCCCATGGAATAATATTGTGTGAATTATCCGGAGTATCAAAATTACGATATCCAAACTTCCACTTCCAGTGCCCCAACCCGTTTATTACCCCCGCGGCAAAAAGCGGAATCCATATCATCTGCACCGCCCAAACAGTAACCCCGATAACGCCGAAAAGAACGAAATCAATCACAAACATGGCGAGAATGCCTTTTTTGCAATGCCGTATATACACATTATGCTCAAGCCAATCATCCGGCGTTCCATGACCATAGTTAAGAGGTGTACCTTTATTTCTTGCTTCTATTCGATACAATTCCGTTCCCTCAAAAAGTACTTTCCGAATCCCTTTTTGATTTGGACTGTGCGGGTCATCGGGTGTTTCTACGCTTGCATGATGCTTCCTGTGAATCGCAACCCACTCTTTAGTAATCATCCCCGTTGTCAGCCATAACCAGCATCTAAAAAAGTGGCTTACCCAAGGGTGAAGTTCAACTGCTCGATGTGTTTGGTGTCGGTGAAGATATATCGTAACAGCCACAATGGTGATGTGAGTGAGCATAAACATCGCAATCACAATCCCCCACCATGGTAATGCCAGTAAACCGCCGTTAAGAAAATCAAAAATGTTCATAAT
This sequence is a window from bacterium. Protein-coding genes within it:
- the pilM gene encoding type IV pilus assembly protein PilM; amino-acid sequence: MSNIFDKILSFNVGGQGKSVAGIDIGSSAIKIVQIKKDKGKAVLENYGELSLGPSAGLEVGRATNLPQEKILGAIKDLLQETKINATYGAISIPLSASLLSIIEMPRLDKKKLEAMIPLEARKYIPVPISEVLLDWWVMPERNSDLEETNEKSDQGNATEGKKTLEVLIAAIHNEAINKYQALKTGAGISNALFEVEIFSTIRAVIGHDLAPIMILDMGAGSTKLAMIEYGVIRNSPHIINMGSQDITLALSKSLGIPVTEAEQLKREVGLSTKMVNGKNVNDIISLVLDNIFGEAKRVLINYQKRYNKTVSKIVMTGGGVLLKGLPAIATKNFESEVMLGDPFAKVEAPAFLGSTLRENGPEFAVAIGLALKAMREDE
- a CDS encoding phosphoribosyltransferase family protein, whose product is MKIFENQSVFKTVAIRVLDFLVPETCVGCKTTGIALCDICVQSIPPPTYGAFRDIISLFDYQNKIIRKALWALKYKGGKRIGKILGTLMYERILKTIQDEQGMNDFKQAVLIPIPLSRKRLKERGFNQSEILAEELSFRDQGKKFTVETSVLYRIRDTGSQALIKDRETRMNNIKGCFSINNKNKILGKNIILIDDITTTGATLEEAKKVLVDNGARRVIAFTVGH